The following are from one region of the Corylus avellana chromosome ca1, CavTom2PMs-1.0 genome:
- the LOC132167432 gene encoding uncharacterized protein LOC132167432 isoform X2: MVNSSRGRRRMASRQSRVTPYRLPSYNSDVSVDLYPKKCSKALDKKDWEDVTCSVCMECPHNAVLLLCSSHDKGCRPYMCGTSFRYSNCLDQYKKAYTKVISSSNDGQDLHVSVNNPILVPDSSGTVDRCELTELACPLCRGQVKGWTVVEPAREYLNAKKRSCMQDNCSFIGNYKELRKHVRAEHPSARPREVDPTLEQKWRRLEREREHDDVISTIRSTMPGAMVFGDYVIESNHNGFDTDEEDGAFDVNAAERNGGFEVGFDSNLVNVFLLLHAFGPSGNDLGRRLRQPERNFHHPPDQNAVGIHHTSPVGGSVSSDQDDNNNSDDNDGGGSLVSRLRRHGRVLLGRSGRRRRRREGIMDQR; encoded by the coding sequence ATGGTGAACAGTAGCAGAGGACGACGCAGGATGGCTTCCCGACAGTCCAGGGTAACTCCTTATCGACTGCCTTCATATAACTCGGATGTTTCAGTGGACTTGTACCCTAAGAAATGCTCCAAGGCTTTGGATAAAAAGGACTGGGAAGATGTGACATGTTCTGTGTGCATGGAGTGCCCTCACAATGCCGTTCTTCTCCTCTGTTCCTCTCATGACAAGGGTTGTCGTCCTTACATGTGTGGAACTAGCTTTCGGTACTCCAACTGCCTTGACCAGTACAAGAAAGCATATACTAAAGTAATCTCATCATCGAATGATGGACAAGACCTGCATGTCTCTGTCAATAATCCCATTCTGGTGCCAGATTCCAGTGGGACTGTTGATAGGTGTGAACTCACTGAGCTTGCCTGCCCCCTTTGCAGGGGCCAGGTTAAAGGTTGGACTGTGGTTGAACCTGCACGAGAATATCTAAATGCAAAAAAGAGAAGCTGCATGCAGGATAACTGCTCATTTATTGGAAATTACAAGGAGCTGAGGAAGCATGTAAGGGCAGAGCACCCCTCTGCACGGCCACGCGAAGTGGATCCCACACTTGAACAGAAATGGAGACGGCTTGAGCGGGAGCGGGAGCATGATGATGTGATCAGCACAATAAGGTCAACAATGCCAGGGGCAATGGTTTTTGGAGATTATGTAATTGAAAGTAACCATAATGGGTTCGATACAGATGAAGAGGATGGGGCTTTTGATGTAAATGCTGCAGAGAGGAATGGGGGCTTTGAGGTGGGCTTTGATAGTAATCTGGTGAATGTCTTCCTTCTGTTGCACGCATTTGGACCATCAGGGAATGACCTTGGTAGACGGCTGAGGCAGCCTGAGAGGAACTTTCACCATCCACCAGATCAGAATGCTGTTGGCATTCACCATACTTCTCCTGTTGGTGGGTCAGTTTCCTCTGATCAAGATGACAATAATAACAGTGATGATAATGATGGTGGTGGGTCACTGGTTAGCCGCCTCCGTCGACATGGCAGAGTATTGTTGGGACGATCAGGTAGGAGACGTAGACGTAGAGAAGGCATAATGGATCAAAggtag
- the LOC132167432 gene encoding uncharacterized protein LOC132167432 isoform X1 yields MHFGPCKLSVNLDLLQLRGRYILKMVNSSRGRRRMASRQSRVTPYRLPSYNSDVSVDLYPKKCSKALDKKDWEDVTCSVCMECPHNAVLLLCSSHDKGCRPYMCGTSFRYSNCLDQYKKAYTKVISSSNDGQDLHVSVNNPILVPDSSGTVDRCELTELACPLCRGQVKGWTVVEPAREYLNAKKRSCMQDNCSFIGNYKELRKHVRAEHPSARPREVDPTLEQKWRRLEREREHDDVISTIRSTMPGAMVFGDYVIESNHNGFDTDEEDGAFDVNAAERNGGFEVGFDSNLVNVFLLLHAFGPSGNDLGRRLRQPERNFHHPPDQNAVGIHHTSPVGGSVSSDQDDNNNSDDNDGGGSLVSRLRRHGRVLLGRSGRRRRRREGIMDQR; encoded by the exons ATGCACTTTGGTCCTTGCAAATTGTCTGTAAATCTAGATTTGCTGCAACTGCGAGGCAG GTATATATTGAAAATGGTGAACAGTAGCAGAGGACGACGCAGGATGGCTTCCCGACAGTCCAGGGTAACTCCTTATCGACTGCCTTCATATAACTCGGATGTTTCAGTGGACTTGTACCCTAAGAAATGCTCCAAGGCTTTGGATAAAAAGGACTGGGAAGATGTGACATGTTCTGTGTGCATGGAGTGCCCTCACAATGCCGTTCTTCTCCTCTGTTCCTCTCATGACAAGGGTTGTCGTCCTTACATGTGTGGAACTAGCTTTCGGTACTCCAACTGCCTTGACCAGTACAAGAAAGCATATACTAAAGTAATCTCATCATCGAATGATGGACAAGACCTGCATGTCTCTGTCAATAATCCCATTCTGGTGCCAGATTCCAGTGGGACTGTTGATAGGTGTGAACTCACTGAGCTTGCCTGCCCCCTTTGCAGGGGCCAGGTTAAAGGTTGGACTGTGGTTGAACCTGCACGAGAATATCTAAATGCAAAAAAGAGAAGCTGCATGCAGGATAACTGCTCATTTATTGGAAATTACAAGGAGCTGAGGAAGCATGTAAGGGCAGAGCACCCCTCTGCACGGCCACGCGAAGTGGATCCCACACTTGAACAGAAATGGAGACGGCTTGAGCGGGAGCGGGAGCATGATGATGTGATCAGCACAATAAGGTCAACAATGCCAGGGGCAATGGTTTTTGGAGATTATGTAATTGAAAGTAACCATAATGGGTTCGATACAGATGAAGAGGATGGGGCTTTTGATGTAAATGCTGCAGAGAGGAATGGGGGCTTTGAGGTGGGCTTTGATAGTAATCTGGTGAATGTCTTCCTTCTGTTGCACGCATTTGGACCATCAGGGAATGACCTTGGTAGACGGCTGAGGCAGCCTGAGAGGAACTTTCACCATCCACCAGATCAGAATGCTGTTGGCATTCACCATACTTCTCCTGTTGGTGGGTCAGTTTCCTCTGATCAAGATGACAATAATAACAGTGATGATAATGATGGTGGTGGGTCACTGGTTAGCCGCCTCCGTCGACATGGCAGAGTATTGTTGGGACGATCAGGTAGGAGACGTAGACGTAGAGAAGGCATAATGGATCAAAggtag